From Candidatus Omnitrophota bacterium, a single genomic window includes:
- a CDS encoding lipoprotein-releasing ABC transporter permease subunit — MRFEFWIAWRYFLSKRRTRFISLVSIISVLGVTVGVAALIVVLAVMSGFDSELKEKIVGVNPHIIIEKDYGISHFHSLIEQINTLPGVRGVAPFINGQAMLIHRQNVFGLIVRGIEPGLELKVTRLDKYLKEGNFEIKKGEIIIGNVLAEKLALQLGDNLQLISPFDGQYYSFKISGIFHSGMYEYDANLSLINLKDAQEIFGLEGFVSGLGLSIDKVDSAMYIRRTISEKIGPSYFVLTWMDLNRNLFSALKLEKTVMFIILTLIVIVAAFNIASTLIMLVMEKTKDIGILKAIGIPTSSIKLIFSYEGMIIGILGTVLGLVSGCGLCYLLENYQFIKLPPDIYYIDRIPVRMERLDLFLVTFFALLISYIATIHPARQASRLEPIEALRYE; from the coding sequence ATGCGTTTTGAATTTTGGATTGCTTGGCGTTATTTTTTGAGTAAACGTCGTACGCGTTTTATCTCCTTAGTAAGTATTATCTCTGTCTTAGGGGTTACCGTTGGTGTAGCGGCGCTCATTGTTGTTCTGGCAGTAATGAGTGGTTTTGACTCCGAACTTAAAGAAAAAATTGTAGGGGTTAATCCCCATATTATCATCGAAAAAGATTATGGAATTTCTCATTTCCATTCGCTTATAGAACAGATAAATACACTTCCGGGAGTAAGAGGGGTAGCTCCTTTTATCAATGGTCAGGCAATGCTTATCCATCGTCAAAATGTTTTTGGTTTGATAGTAAGAGGGATAGAACCAGGATTGGAATTGAAAGTTACTCGTCTTGATAAATATCTTAAGGAGGGAAATTTTGAGATAAAAAAAGGGGAAATTATTATTGGTAATGTTTTAGCAGAGAAACTGGCGTTACAGTTAGGGGATAATTTACAGTTAATCTCTCCTTTTGACGGACAATATTATTCTTTTAAGATTTCGGGTATTTTTCACTCAGGAATGTATGAATATGATGCGAATCTGAGTTTAATAAATTTAAAAGATGCCCAGGAAATCTTTGGGCTCGAAGGGTTTGTTTCCGGATTGGGATTAAGTATCGATAAAGTAGATTCAGCAATGTATATTCGTAGAACTATCAGTGAAAAAATCGGGCCAAGTTACTTTGTGCTTACTTGGATGGACTTAAACAGAAATCTTTTTTCTGCACTGAAGCTGGAGAAAACAGTAATGTTTATTATCCTTACTTTAATTGTAATTGTGGCAGCATTTAATATTGCCTCCACTCTCATCATGTTGGTGATGGAGAAAACAAAAGATATAGGAATTCTTAAGGCAATTGGCATACCCACCTCTTCTATAAAATTAATCTTCAGTTATGAGGGGATGATTATTGGAATTTTAGGAACTGTTTTAGGATTAGTAAGTGGATGCGGTTTATGTTATCTTTTAGAAAATTATCAATTTATTAAACTTCCGCCAGATATCTATTATATAGACCGCATACCAGTGAGAATGGAGAGGTTGGATTTGTTTTTGGTGACCTTTTTTGCCCTACTTATCAGTTACATTGCTACCATTCACCCTGCGAGACAAGCCTCGCGACTTGAACCCATTGAGGCATTGCGGTATGAATAA
- a CDS encoding ABC transporter ATP-binding protein encodes MVEVKKVHKIYTSEGKPLEVLKGIDLKIEKEDFVAIVGPSGAGKSTLLHLIGGLDLPTKGDVYFEGLNLYNISEEERAKIRNKKIGFVFQFYHLLPEFNVLENVYIAGMVYDSFHKRRRYREKAEEILTMLGLEERFNHKPSELSGGEQQRVAIARALINEPLLLLCDEPTGNLDSQMGELVLGYLMEINKEKGQTVVLVTHSQEIAEKAKRIIYIKDGEITGESLKKEIVF; translated from the coding sequence ATGGTAGAGGTTAAAAAAGTACACAAAATTTATACCAGTGAGGGTAAACCTTTGGAGGTTTTAAAAGGAATAGACCTTAAAATAGAAAAGGAAGATTTTGTAGCTATTGTCGGACCATCAGGCGCGGGTAAATCCACACTGTTACATCTCATCGGGGGCTTAGACCTGCCTACAAAAGGAGATGTTTACTTTGAGGGTTTAAATTTATATAATATAAGCGAAGAGGAAAGAGCGAAGATAAGGAATAAAAAAATTGGATTTGTTTTTCAATTTTATCATCTTCTTCCGGAATTTAATGTCTTAGAGAATGTCTATATTGCCGGTATGGTGTATGATAGTTTTCATAAGAGAAGAAGATACAGAGAGAAAGCTGAAGAGATACTTACTATGCTTGGGCTTGAGGAGAGATTTAATCATAAACCCAGCGAGTTATCGGGAGGAGAGCAACAGCGCGTGGCAATTGCTCGTGCCTTAATTAATGAACCCCTTCTTCTCCTATGTGATGAACCTACAGGAAATCTCGATTCCCAAATGGGAGAGCTGGTGCTTGGCTATTTGATGGAAATAAATAAGGAGAAAGGACAGACTGTTGTTTTAGTAACACATTCACAAGAGATAGCAGAAAAAGCAAAAAGGATTATCTATATAAAAGATGGAGAGATAACTGGCGAGAGCTTAAAAAAGGAGATTGTTTTTTAA
- the ilvE gene encoding branched-chain-amino-acid transaminase encodes MGMKIYLNGKMLDKEEAKISIFDHGLLYGDGVFEGIRSYNGLVFKLKEHIDRLYESAHTIMLNIPLSKEEMIKAVVDTLKINRLRDAYIRVVVTRGEGDLGLDPRKCKKPNIFIITDKIVLYPERYYQEGLEIITVPTQRNIPEALNPQIKSLNYLNNILAKIEAINCGVEEAIMLNFLGYVAECTGDNIFIIKDKILITPPPYVGILKGITRNTVMDIAIKEGLEVKETILTRHELYNADECFLTGTAAEIIPVVKIDFRIIGKGKPGEITSKLMREFKKLTRTEGIRYKI; translated from the coding sequence ATGGGTATGAAAATCTATCTCAATGGGAAAATGTTAGATAAGGAAGAGGCAAAAATTTCTATTTTCGACCACGGTCTTTTATATGGTGATGGAGTATTTGAGGGTATTCGTTCCTATAATGGTTTGGTTTTTAAATTAAAGGAACATATTGACAGACTCTATGAATCAGCACATACCATAATGTTGAATATTCCTTTAAGCAAAGAAGAAATGATTAAGGCGGTGGTAGATACGTTAAAGATAAACCGTTTGAGAGATGCGTATATAAGAGTGGTCGTAACACGAGGAGAAGGGGATCTGGGATTAGACCCGCGCAAATGTAAAAAACCAAATATTTTTATTATTACCGATAAAATTGTGCTCTATCCCGAAAGATATTACCAAGAGGGTTTAGAGATAATCACTGTGCCTACACAGAGGAATATTCCTGAGGCACTAAATCCCCAGATTAAATCTTTGAACTATCTCAATAATATTCTTGCTAAGATTGAAGCTATTAATTGCGGCGTAGAGGAAGCGATTATGCTCAATTTCTTGGGATATGTAGCGGAATGCACTGGGGACAATATTTTTATAATAAAAGATAAAATTCTCATCACCCCTCCTCCTTATGTAGGGATACTTAAGGGAATTACCCGCAATACGGTAATGGATATAGCAATTAAAGAGGGATTAGAGGTAAAAGAGACTATACTTACACGACATGAACTCTACAATGCGGATGAATGTTTTCTCACGGGAACAGCTGCAGAAATTATTCCCGTAGTAAAAATTGATTTTCGGATTATCGGAAAGGGTAAGCCTGGGGAAATTACCTCAAAGTTAATGCGTGAATTCAAGAAATTGACGAGAACCGAAGGGATAAGGTATAAAATTTAA
- a CDS encoding UvrB/UvrC motif-containing protein has protein sequence MLCDICGKKQATVHVTEIINNQITEMHICEDCAREKSIQMEQQFGVSDLLAGIADLGTTLGEKAKEELKLKCDNCGMTYEDFKKIGRLGCSECYASFRKNLVPLLKRIHGSTQHLGKVPPKMVKEVKRKSELDVLKEKLQESIQKEEFEEAARLRDKIRELEKKNQKKT, from the coding sequence ATGTTATGTGACATTTGTGGGAAGAAACAGGCAACCGTCCATGTAACGGAAATTATTAACAATCAGATAACCGAGATGCATATTTGTGAGGATTGTGCACGAGAGAAGTCTATTCAGATGGAACAACAGTTTGGGGTTTCGGACCTTCTCGCCGGCATAGCAGACCTAGGAACTACTTTAGGAGAAAAAGCAAAGGAGGAGTTAAAACTTAAGTGTGATAATTGTGGAATGACTTATGAGGATTTTAAAAAGATTGGTCGGCTGGGCTGTAGCGAGTGTTACGCATCTTTTCGCAAGAATCTCGTCCCCCTTCTAAAACGCATCCATGGTTCTACGCAACATTTAGGAAAAGTGCCTCCTAAGATGGTTAAAGAGGTAAAACGGAAATCAGAACTTGATGTCTTGAAAGAAAAATTACAGGAATCCATTCAGAAAGAGGAGTTTGAGGAGGCAGCAAGATTAAGAGATAAGATAAGAGAGTTAGAGAAGAAAAATCAAAAGAAGACTTAA
- a CDS encoding protein arginine kinase, producing MVLDDLLVRLGEWLKGEGLNSDIVMSSRVRLARNVDKIPFTHWASKKEKEDILEIIKNVLKESEFLKDGIFLLLKEIDEIDRIFLLERHLVSHEFIQKPNSKAVAVSTNEMVSGMINEEDHLRLQVMQSGFNISGAFEIARKLDEFLSEKIKFAFSSEWGYLTACPTNVGTGLRASVMLHLPVLVFTKQINKVLQAITRLGLTARGFYGEGTEATGNFFQISNQVTLGQKEEDIVDNLEKIIKQVVEYEQNARQMIMTQEKERITDRIWRAYGVLKNAYIISSNETIELLSHVRLGVDLGIIKDITRRQLNELFIFIQPAHLQKLEGKKLTPQQRDVKRAQLIRNKLGVI from the coding sequence ATGGTCTTAGATGATTTATTGGTGCGTTTGGGAGAGTGGCTTAAAGGAGAAGGTTTAAATTCGGATATTGTGATGTCAAGTCGTGTGCGTCTTGCACGCAATGTGGATAAAATACCATTTACTCATTGGGCAAGCAAGAAAGAAAAAGAAGATATTTTGGAGATAATTAAGAATGTTTTGAAAGAGAGCGAGTTTCTAAAAGACGGCATTTTTCTTTTGCTGAAAGAAATTGATGAAATAGACCGAATTTTTCTTTTAGAAAGGCATCTTGTCTCCCATGAGTTTATTCAAAAACCCAATTCTAAAGCAGTGGCAGTCAGTACAAATGAAATGGTTAGTGGGATGATTAATGAAGAAGACCATCTCCGCCTTCAAGTGATGCAGTCGGGATTTAATATTTCTGGTGCGTTTGAGATTGCGCGGAAGTTAGATGAGTTTCTTTCTGAGAAGATAAAATTTGCTTTTTCTTCTGAGTGGGGTTATCTTACCGCCTGCCCGACTAATGTAGGAACAGGTTTGCGTGCTTCGGTTATGCTGCATCTGCCTGTACTTGTATTCACTAAACAGATAAACAAAGTTCTACAGGCAATTACCCGTCTTGGACTTACCGCGCGAGGTTTTTATGGTGAAGGGACGGAAGCAACAGGTAACTTTTTCCAGATATCTAACCAGGTGACTTTAGGACAGAAAGAAGAGGATATCGTTGATAATTTAGAGAAGATTATTAAACAGGTTGTGGAATATGAACAAAATGCCCGTCAGATGATTATGACCCAGGAAAAAGAAAGGATTACCGACCGCATCTGGCGTGCTTACGGAGTACTTAAGAATGCCTATATTATCTCTAGCAACGAAACGATAGAACTTCTCTCTCACGTAAGACTGGGTGTAGATTTGGGGATTATTAAAGATATTACTCGTCGACAATTGAACGAACTTTTTATTTTTATTCAGCCCGCCCATCTTCAGAAACTGGAAGGGAAAAAACTTACTCCTCAACAACGCGATGTAAAAAGGGCACAGTTAATTCGTAATAAACTGGGAGTGATTTAG
- a CDS encoding ATP-dependent Clp protease ATP-binding subunit: protein MFNRFTERARKVVLLAKEEARRFNHDYIGTEHILLGLIREGEGVAAAVLQNLGLNLEGIRLEVEKIVQPGPSTVVSGDIPFTPKAKKVIELAMEEARSLGHNYIGTEHLLLGLIREGEGVAAQVLVNLGLDLTKVRRAVMELLGAGSSGSSMYGTPAGQKTKTPALDAFGRDLTQLARENKLDPVIGRKEEIERVMQILSRRTKNNPVLLGEAGVGKTAIVEGVAQKIVRGDLPEVVRDKRVITLDLALMVAGTKYRGQFEERIKAVMDEIKRSENVILFIDELHTLVGAGGAEGAIDASNILKPALARGELQCIGATTLDEYRKYIEKDAALERRFQTIMVDPPTVEETIEILKGLRDKYEAHHRVKITDEAIVASSRLSDRYISGRFLPDKAIDLIDEAGSRARLSVLTPPSEMKELEQRIEQLTKEKEAAIKGQDFEKAAHVRDQERLARQELEQLKREWEKKKNEIQPQVTEEDIAQIVSKWTGIPLIRLEQKESEKLLHVEEEIHRRVIGQEEAISAIARAVRRSRAGLKDLRRPIGSFIFLGPTGVGKTLLGKALAEFMFGDEDALVQLDMSEYMEKFNVSRLVGAPPGYVGYEEGGQLTEKIRRRPYSVILLDEIEKAHPDVFNILLQVLDEGRLTDSFGRRVDFRNTILIMTSNIGAEFWKKQANLGFRSEKEEINYDTIKMRLLDEVKRTFKPEFINRIDDIIVFRPLTREDLQKIVELEISEVRRRLGEQGYFIELTPEAKEFLIDKGFDPVLGARPLRRTIQRYVEDPLAEEIIAGKFKVGDTIRIVSHEQRLEFETAKEKQVLS from the coding sequence ATGTTTAATCGATTTACCGAGAGAGCGAGGAAGGTAGTATTGTTGGCAAAGGAAGAAGCGCGGCGTTTTAACCACGATTATATTGGTACCGAGCACATCCTTTTGGGGCTAATTCGTGAAGGAGAGGGCGTGGCGGCAGCAGTATTGCAAAATTTGGGTTTGAATTTGGAAGGTATTCGGTTAGAGGTGGAGAAGATTGTTCAACCTGGCCCCAGCACCGTGGTTTCTGGAGACATTCCGTTTACACCGAAGGCAAAAAAGGTTATTGAGTTGGCCATGGAAGAGGCGCGTTCCTTGGGTCATAACTATATCGGAACAGAGCATCTACTTTTAGGTTTGATTCGTGAAGGAGAAGGGGTGGCAGCCCAGGTATTAGTTAATTTAGGATTAGACCTTACTAAGGTAAGAAGAGCGGTGATGGAACTTTTGGGAGCGGGTAGTTCTGGAAGTTCAATGTATGGGACTCCCGCTGGGCAGAAGACAAAAACCCCTGCCCTTGATGCTTTTGGCAGAGACCTTACTCAGTTGGCACGGGAGAATAAACTTGATCCGGTAATTGGAAGGAAAGAAGAGATTGAACGCGTAATGCAGATTTTGAGCCGAAGGACCAAAAATAATCCTGTTCTCTTAGGCGAAGCAGGCGTGGGTAAAACTGCAATTGTGGAAGGAGTGGCGCAGAAAATTGTACGGGGAGATTTACCGGAAGTAGTACGCGATAAACGTGTAATTACCTTAGACTTAGCCCTTATGGTAGCAGGGACAAAATACCGTGGACAATTTGAAGAGCGGATTAAAGCGGTGATGGATGAAATAAAACGCTCCGAAAATGTTATTCTTTTTATAGATGAATTGCACACCTTGGTAGGGGCGGGCGGTGCGGAGGGAGCAATTGATGCTTCCAATATTTTAAAACCTGCTTTAGCAAGGGGAGAATTACAGTGTATTGGTGCTACGACCTTAGATGAATATCGTAAATACATCGAGAAAGATGCAGCCTTAGAACGTCGGTTTCAAACAATTATGGTAGACCCGCCTACGGTTGAAGAGACTATAGAAATCCTCAAAGGATTGCGTGACAAATATGAGGCTCACCATCGGGTAAAGATTACTGATGAAGCAATTGTTGCCTCGTCCCGTCTATCCGACCGCTATATCTCAGGAAGATTTCTTCCCGATAAGGCAATTGACTTAATTGACGAGGCTGGTTCGCGTGCAAGACTTTCGGTACTTACCCCCCCGTCTGAAATGAAAGAGTTAGAACAAAGGATAGAACAGCTTACTAAGGAAAAGGAGGCGGCAATAAAAGGGCAAGATTTTGAAAAGGCAGCCCATGTACGGGACCAAGAGAGGCTTGCGCGTCAAGAACTTGAACAACTCAAACGGGAATGGGAAAAAAAGAAAAACGAAATTCAACCTCAGGTTACAGAAGAAGATATTGCTCAGATTGTTTCCAAATGGACAGGGATTCCTTTGATTAGATTAGAGCAGAAAGAATCAGAGAAACTTCTCCATGTAGAAGAGGAGATTCATCGGCGAGTAATTGGACAGGAAGAAGCAATTTCTGCCATTGCTCGCGCAGTCCGTCGTTCTCGCGCAGGGCTTAAAGACCTGCGTCGACCCATTGGTTCCTTCATCTTTCTTGGCCCTACAGGCGTGGGAAAGACTCTTTTGGGTAAGGCTTTGGCAGAGTTTATGTTTGGTGATGAAGATGCTTTGGTTCAATTGGATATGTCGGAATATATGGAAAAATTTAATGTTTCACGTCTCGTAGGTGCTCCTCCGGGCTATGTGGGATATGAGGAGGGAGGTCAGCTTACCGAGAAAATAAGGAGAAGACCATATTCAGTTATACTTCTTGATGAGATAGAAAAGGCGCATCCTGATGTTTTTAATATTCTCCTTCAGGTATTAGATGAAGGGCGTCTTACAGACAGTTTTGGTAGAAGAGTTGATTTCAGAAATACTATCCTTATTATGACTTCGAATATTGGTGCTGAATTTTGGAAGAAGCAGGCTAATCTGGGATTCCGCAGTGAAAAAGAGGAAATAAATTACGATACGATAAAGATGAGGCTTTTGGATGAAGTTAAAAGAACATTTAAGCCCGAGTTTATCAATCGTATAGACGATATTATTGTTTTTCGTCCCCTTACGCGAGAAGATTTACAGAAGATTGTGGAATTGGAGATTAGTGAGGTTCGCAGAAGGCTGGGAGAACAAGGTTATTTTATAGAATTGACTCCAGAGGCAAAAGAATTTCTGATTGATAAAGGTTTCGACCCGGTTTTAGGTGCTCGCCCCTTAAGGAGGACAATTCAGCGGTATGTTGAAGACCCTCTTGCTGAAGAAATAATTGCCGGTAAATTTAAAGTAGGAGATACGATAAGAATTGTATCCCATGAGCAGAGACTTGAATTTGAGACTGCGAAAGAAAAACAAGTTTTGAGTTAG
- a CDS encoding ABC transporter permease translates to MLRYLGEKFLSLTSYLGSIGVLCTQTLLLSFVPPFRRKSVFEQMAKIGVESLSLVSLTSLFTGMVLALQSAYQMQKLGAEVYISSLVALSITRELGPVLTALVVAGRMGAAITAELGTMKVTEQIDALETLATNPIKYLVVPRFLALITMLPLLTVYADFIGMLGGFMIGVGKLGIGQNLYIRMTFNTLTFKDVFTGLIKAFFFAVIIAIISCREGMDTEGGAEGVGRATTRAVVFSFILIIAADCLFTALFYFMYR, encoded by the coding sequence ATGCTTAGATATCTAGGGGAAAAATTTCTTTCTCTGACAAGTTACTTAGGGAGCATCGGGGTTTTGTGCACCCAGACATTGCTTTTATCTTTCGTCCCCCCATTCCGGCGCAAGAGTGTGTTTGAGCAGATGGCTAAAATAGGAGTGGAGAGTTTATCTCTTGTCTCTCTTACTTCTCTCTTTACGGGTATGGTTCTTGCTTTGCAAAGTGCTTACCAGATGCAGAAACTGGGAGCAGAGGTTTATATTTCCTCGCTGGTAGCGCTTTCGATTACTCGGGAGTTGGGTCCGGTTTTAACTGCTCTGGTGGTTGCCGGGAGAATGGGGGCAGCAATTACTGCTGAACTGGGGACAATGAAGGTAACCGAACAGATTGACGCCCTGGAAACTTTGGCTACCAACCCTATTAAATATCTTGTAGTTCCGCGGTTCCTTGCACTTATCACCATGTTGCCTCTTCTTACTGTTTACGCAGATTTTATTGGCATGCTGGGAGGTTTTATGATTGGAGTGGGTAAATTAGGGATTGGGCAAAATTTATATATAAGAATGACTTTTAATACCTTGACCTTTAAAGATGTTTTTACAGGACTAATAAAGGCTTTTTTCTTTGCAGTTATTATTGCTATTATTTCCTGTAGAGAGGGTATGGATACCGAGGGAGGGGCGGAGGGAGTAGGACGTGCTACTACGCGTGCGGTAGTTTTTTCTTTTATTTTGATTATTGCTGCTGACTGTTTGTTTACCGCTTTATTCTATTTTATGTACCGATGA
- a CDS encoding ABC transporter ATP-binding protein, with amino-acid sequence MIEIINLCKSFDGKVILDNLNLRIKTGETIVIIGRSGCGKSVLLKLIIGLLKPDKGEIIIDGDDITRLRGKELDRRRMKFGMLFQSAALFDSLTVRENVGFFLYEHGYADKDKIEERIRECLRLVGLPGTEELYPAQLSGGMKKRVALARAICMHPEIILYDEPTTGLDPITADAINSLIVDLHDKLRVTAVAVTHDMKSAFRIGDRIAMLYKGKIITTGTPEEINNTEDPLVKQFILGEAKGVMEIEEEGGI; translated from the coding sequence ATGATAGAAATAATTAACTTGTGTAAATCTTTTGATGGCAAGGTAATTTTAGATAACCTCAATTTACGCATAAAAACGGGGGAGACTATTGTAATTATTGGCCGTAGCGGATGTGGTAAATCTGTTTTACTTAAGTTAATCATTGGTCTTTTAAAACCTGATAAAGGAGAGATAATTATTGATGGCGATGACATTACCCGTCTTAGAGGTAAGGAATTGGATAGAAGGCGTATGAAGTTTGGAATGCTTTTTCAGAGCGCCGCTCTCTTTGATTCCCTAACTGTAAGAGAAAACGTAGGGTTCTTTCTTTACGAACACGGATATGCTGATAAGGATAAGATAGAAGAGAGAATAAGAGAATGTCTTAGGCTCGTTGGGCTTCCGGGAACGGAGGAGCTTTATCCAGCACAGTTAAGCGGAGGTATGAAGAAAAGAGTTGCTTTAGCCAGGGCGATATGTATGCATCCGGAGATAATTCTTTATGATGAGCCTACCACAGGTTTAGACCCCATTACTGCCGATGCAATAAATTCTCTTATTGTTGACCTTCACGATAAGTTAAGAGTAACGGCGGTTGCAGTAACTCACGATATGAAGAGTGCGTTTAGAATTGGGGATAGAATTGCCATGCTTTATAAAGGTAAAATTATTACCACAGGCACTCCTGAAGAGATCAATAATACAGAGGATCCTTTGGTAAAGCAATTTATTTTGGGAGAGGCAAAGGGAGTGATGGAAATAGAGGAGGAAGGGGGGATATAA